The Salvia splendens isolate huo1 unplaced genomic scaffold, SspV2 ctg983, whole genome shotgun sequence genome includes a region encoding these proteins:
- the LOC121791978 gene encoding uncharacterized protein LOC121791978 gives METLVVVAHHRNHQYHGRSRDYGLSSTRFGSCSPPTGGFRVINCRTFHSGEGLLSPPPKSCSSKTKSLVTKKALCPSLSPKTPSPSVCENPKMLKGIAIPILMDTKFESRDEGFQFSELWAGPAYSNSPPPSCLPVPKFTLKPKRTISLDLPTVASEIDLPLSHSAPASPRECSPSPSDLFDIADSATKTLRRMLNLDIDDE, from the coding sequence ATGGAAACATTAGTTGTTGTTGCTCATCACAGAAATCATCAGTACCATGGCAGAAGCCGTGACTATGGTTTAAGTTCAACAAGGTTTGGGTCATGTTCACCACCTACGGGTGGTTTTCGAGTAATTAATTGTAGGACATTTCATTCTGGAGAAGGATTGCTCTCACCTCCACCCAAATCTTGCTCGAGTAAAACAAAATCCCTTGTTACTAAAAAGGCCTTATGCCCTTCTTTGTCGCCTAAAACTCCATCCCCATCTGTTTGTGAAAACCCGAAAATGCTGAAAGGAATTGCTATTCCAATACTTATGGATACCAAGTTTGAGAGCAGGGATGAGGGGTTTCAATTTTCTGAGCTCTGGGCTGGACCTGCTTATTCCAATTCACCTCCCCCAAGTTGTTTGCCAGTGCCTAAGTTCACACTGAAGCCTAAAAGAACTATTTCCCTTGACTTGCCGACTGTGGCATCAGAAATTGATTTGCCTCTTTCACATTCTGCACCTGCCTCCCCTAGGGAGTGCAGTCCTTCTCCGAGTGATTTGTTTGATATTGCTGATTCTGCGACGAAGACCCTGCGCCGCATGCTTAATCTTGATATTGATGATGAATGA